The Streptomyces sp. M92 nucleotide sequence GGCGCGCCGACCCATAACTCACGGAAATGGTTGCCCACCGAGCGAAAGGTCACACTCACTCATGGAGTGACGCTCGGCGGCCCTTCCGCCCACACCTTCTGGTCTGCGACTTTGCTGGACGGCACCGGATCAGGCCCTCGCGGTAGCGCGCGCGGTCGAACCGTCGAACACAGGGCGTACAGTACTCTGATCGAGCCGTTAACCTGCACTCCTTGTGCCTCTCGCGTCCCGTTCAGGTCACCGTCACGGGGCGCGGTTGAGTCTGATCGACACTCCAGGAGCCCCAAGCATGTCCGTCGCGAATGGAAACACTTCGCCGAAGATCAGCGTTGTCGTACCCGTTTACAAGGTTCAGGGGTACCTTCGCGCATGCTTGGATTCGATCCTCTCGCAGTCGTTCGGCGATTTCGAGGTCATCGCCATCGACGATTTCTCGCCGGACGCCTGCGGCCGCATTCTCGATGACTACGCGACTGCGGACAGCCGGGTCATACCCGTCCACCTGGAGGAGAACCAGGGAATAGGCAAGGCGCGGGATGCCGGCGCGCTGAGGGCCCGTGGCGAGTACATCGTGTTCCTGGACAGCGACGACACCCTCGCCGAGGGTGCACTGCAGGCCATGGCCGACCGCATCGACGAGACCGGCAATCCGGACATTCTGCTGTTCAACCACGTCCGCACCTACTGGAACAATCGCGTCCAGCCAAGTGCCGCCGGTGAAATTCTCGCCGCTGCTGGTTCGGACGTTTTCACCGCCCTGGAACGCCCCGAGTATCTGAGCATGTTCGCAGTGGTATGGAACCGTGCCTACCGCCGCCAGTTCTACGTGGACGACCACAATTTCACTTTCACCGACGGCATCTACGAGGACGCTCTCATGGTCTACAAGACCATGCTGACCGCGGAACGGATCGCCGCCACCGACCATGTCTGCGTCGAGTACCGCCAGCGTCGCCAGGGCAACTCCATGCGCACCCCGGGGCGAAAGCACTTCGGTATCTTCCAGCAGTACGCGCGGCTCTTCGAGTTCCTCGACGAGCGCCCCCACCTCGCCCCGGTACGGCCGCTGCTCTTCGAGCGCATGGCCAGCCACTTCCTCTTCACCCTCGCCCGCGAGGACCGCATCGTCCCCAAGGACCGGGCAGAGTTCTTCAAGCTGTCGGCAGCGCAGTACCGGCGGCTCAAGCCGCGGGACTTCGTCGTCCCCGAGGGCAGGCAGGGAACGCGTTTCCAGATACTGGACCGCGGATCCTACGCCGCGTACGCGGCGATGACGTTCGCTTCCAGCACCCACCGCCAGGTCGTACAGCGAGCCTCCAAGGCGAAGACCAAGCTCGGGAAGACCGCCTACAACCGCCTTTACCGACTGCACCTGCGCCGACCGGTCGACGAGAACCTCGCCGTGTACGCCGCCTACTGGAACCGTGGCATCGCCTGCAACCCTGCGGCCATTTACCAGAAGGCGAAGGAACTCGCCCCCGACGTCCACGGCGTCTGGGTCGTGAAGCGCACAGAGGTGGACTCCGTTCCCGCGGGCGTGGACTACGTCGTGGCGAACTCTCCCCGCTACTGGGAGGTCATGGCCCGCGCCAAGTACCTCGTCAACAACGTCAATTTCCCGAACGAAATAGTCAAGCGTCCGGAACAGGTCTTCCTGCAGACCCACCACGGCACGCCTCTGAAGCAGATGGGAATCGACCAGCAGAAGTTCCCCGCGGCCGCCAAGGGCATGAGCTTCGGCAAACTGCTGGAGCGGGCCGACAAGTGGGACCTGAGCCTGACGTCCAACCAGCACTCCACGGAGATCTGGGAACGGGTCTACCCCTGCGCGTTCGAGGCGATCGAGTACGGCTACCCGCGTAACGACGTCTACTTCCGCGCCACCGCGGAGGACGTGTCCCGAATCCGTGGGGAGCTCGGCATCGAGGAGGGCAAGACCGCCATCCTGTACTGCCCGACGGTACGCGATTACCAGAAGGGCTACGTACCCCGCATCGACCTGGAGCGGTTCTGCCGCGAACTGGGCCCCGACTACGTCGTCCTGGTACGCACCCACTACTTCTACGGCGCCGACCCGAGTCTCGAGGCTCTGCAGGAGCGGGGCCTGATCAAGGACGTGTCGCGGTACCCGGTGGTGGAGGACCTCTGCCTGGCCGCCGACGCTCTGATCACCGACTACTCGTCCATCATGTTCGACTACGCCTGCCTTGACCGGCCGATCGTCACGTACGCGGACGACTGGCAGGTCTACAGTCGGGCCCGCGGCGTGTACTTCGACATCCTCTCGGGACAAGCGGGCGAGACCCCCGGGGCGACCGCGACCAGCGAGGATCAGCTCATCGAGGTCTTCCGTTCCGGTGCGTGGAACAGTTCCCGGGCGGCCGAGCTGCGTTCCGCGTTCCGTGAGCGGTTCGTGCAGTACGACGACGGGCACGCAGCAGAGCGTGTGGTCCGCCACATGTTCCTCGGCGAGGAGTCCAGCCCCAGGGTGCTGCCCCTGGAGGAGCGCACGCCGGCGCCCTCACCCGCCGCGGTGGAGACCGCTCGCATCGTGCGGCAGCGGGCGGGCCGGAACGAGAGCGGCCTGGTCGACGCCTGACCCGGCCCGGCGGTCCCGAACACCTTTCGACTCGAACGACGAAGGACATCAGACAACCCATGGCCCCACGGCTTCGCAAGGCTGTCATTCCCGCGGCCGGACTCGGCACCCGGTTCCTGCCGGCCACCAAGGCCACTCCCAAGGAGATGCTGCCGGTCGTCGACAAGCCGGCGATCCAGTACGTGGTCGAGGAGGCCGTGTCCGCCGGCCTCGGTGACGTCCTCATGGTCACGGGCCGCAACAAGCGCCCCCTGGAGGACCACTTCGACCGCAACTACGAGCTCGAGTCCGCCCTCCAGAAGAAGGGTGACGCGAGCCGGCTGGCGAAGGTCCAGGAATCCAGCGACCTCGCCATGATCCACTACGTCCGCCAGGGCGACCCCAAGGGCCTCGGCCACGCCGTGCTGTGCGCCGCGCCGCACGTCGGCGACGAGCCCTTCGCGGTCCTGCTCGGCGACGACCTGATCGACCCGCGCGATCCCCTGCTCCAGCGCATGATCGACGTCCAGGAGCAGCACGGCGGCAGCGTCATCGCCCTCATGGAGGTCGCCCCCGAGCAGATCCACCTCTACGGCTGCGCGGCCGTCGAGGCCACCGGGGACGACGACGTGGTCAAGGTGAGCGGACTGGTCGAGAAGCCCGACCCGGCCGACGCCCCCTCCAACTACGCCATCATCGGCCGCTACGTCCTCGACCCGCACGTCTTCGACATACTCCGCAAGACCGAGCCCGGCCGCGGCGGCGAGATCCAGCTGACCGACGCCCTCCAGCAGCTCGCCGAGGACGAGAAGGTCGGCGGTCCGGTCCACGGCGTCGTCTTCAAGGGCCGCCGCTATGACACCGGCGACCGCGGCGACTATCTGCGTGCCATCGTCCGACTCGCATGCGAACGTGAAGACCTGGGCCCGGACTTCCGGACCTGGCTTCGCGGGTATGCCGACCAGGAGCTGACGGACGCCGGCGCCTGACAGCGCTGAACGGGGCGGGCTACCCTCGCACCTTCCGCGCAGCCCTCCGCAGCCTCCGCCGCACGGCTGCCCGCACGTCCACCGCGCGGACCTCCACCACCAGCGTCGTCTCCGACGCCTCCTTCACCGGACGGGCGGTGTAGGGGCGGGCGAGGTGGAACCAGTGAGTGCGGCCCAGACCGGCCAGGTAAGGAACGGCGGCAGCCGGGGAAGCGCCGGGCAGGGACAGAGTCACCGTCCAGCGGCCCGGACGCAGAGTCCTGAGCGGGAGCTCGACCGAGAATCCGCCGTCGGTCCCGCTGATCGGCGCCGTCACCTCACGGCGGTCGCCGGTGGCGTTCTCCACGCGCAGGCGCAGTGCGTCGACGCGCTCGGCCAGGGTGCCGGTCACCGTCAGCGTGCCCTTGCGCGACCTGTGCCAGGCCAGCTTGGTCACCCGGCAGGGGGTGTCGTCGCGCGGCACTTCCCGGCCGACATTGAGGGAAAGGTTGCCCCACTTCGTCACATACGGTGTGACGGTGGTGGGCTTGCCCGTGCCCGTCGTCACGATGCTCTGCGGTGGTGTCCGCCCGGCCTCCAGGCTCTTCAGCCGGACCACACGGCTGACGCCCTGTGCCCGTATGTCGAGGAAGAGATTCCACCGCCCGCGGCCCAGTGGGGCGCCGGCCGCCGCCGTGGCCGGCGCGATGTCAACGACGAAGCCCGCGTTCGCGTAGCGCTCGTCGTCCGGAAGTCCGGCGACGGCGTGCACCCGGGCGGGCACGCGGACCTCCGGATGGTCCGCGTCGTAGCAGCGCAGCACCAGCTCGGTGGCCGGGTCCGAAGATGCCACGTTCTCGATGTAGGCATGGCCGGACAGCCGTAGCGCCCCGTCCTTCTGCCAGCCCACCGACTCGACGCGGTGGCGCACCGGCAGCCGACCGGTGACGTCGAACGCGCTGTCCGGCACCCCCACCGCCGTGTCGCGGAAGAGCGGATGCTGCCAGTAGACCCGGCCCCCCTCGACGACGTGACCGCGCCCGGCATCTTCCTTGGCGTTGCGGATGACCGTCATCAGCTCGTCGAAGCGGTCGGCCCGCAGCAAGTGCAGCAGCACGCGGTCGCGCGACTCCAGCATTGCGATGATCGGGTCCGTGACCCAGTTCTCCACCCAGTCACGGATCTCTGGGTAGATGCTCTCGCGCACGTCCTGCTCACTCTCCCGGAGCAGCAGCCACCACAGCGGGCCGCACAGTTCCCACTCGACATGCCGGCGCATGATCTGGTCGCGCCGCGGCCCGGGCTCCAGATAGCGGGCCACCGTCTCGAAGCACATCCGGGAGCCCTGCATCCGATGGCTCAGGTTCTGCGCGGTGAGGGTGAGGTTGTTCCCGTTCGCGCGGTCGCGGTGGTAGTAGCAGTCGTAGTCCGCGACGACGGACACACCGTTCGCGTTGAGGTAGGCGGCCGCGGTGAAGGGCTTGTCCTCGGTATTGCGGAACGAGGGGAATCGCAGGTTCAGCCGTTCGAGAAGCGAGCGGCGGAAGAGCTTCCAGCAGCCGAGGGTCCGGTAGGCGGCGGAGGAGAAGATGTCCGTACGGGGCTGGGTCGTCTTGAAGACAGCGGTGGGCACGGCCCTGCCGCCCACCGACACCATCTTGCCCAGCACGATGTCGGTGTCGTTCTCGTCGGCCATGGCCACCATGCGGCGCAGTGCGTCGGGACCCAGGTAGTCGTCGGAGTCGAGGAAGAAGACGTACTCACCGCGGGCCACGTCCAGCGCGACGTTGCGCGGGACGGCGGCGTTGCCCGAGTTCTCCTGGTGGATGACGCGGAGCGCCGTGCAGGTCGCGGCGAGCCGGTCGAGTTCCTTCCCGGTGCCGTCGGTCGACCCGTCGTTCACCGCGATGATCTCAAGCTGGTCCAGACCGATGGTCTGTTCCATCGCCGAGGTGATGCAGTCGGTCAGCTCGGGCATGGCGTTGTAGGCGGGGACGATCACACTGACTCGGGGCTGCATGGCTTTCCTCGACGATTCGGTGGCGGTGGCGTGTACCCACCCGCCACCGGGGCAACAGCGCTTCGCGTACCCGGCTTCCGACCGTGGGGAAACCGGGTACGGCTGCTTCCAGATGGACACTTGTGAAGATGTGCGGCTGAGTACG carries:
- a CDS encoding glycosyltransferase family 2 protein — encoded protein: MQPRVSVIVPAYNAMPELTDCITSAMEQTIGLDQLEIIAVNDGSTDGTGKELDRLAATCTALRVIHQENSGNAAVPRNVALDVARGEYVFFLDSDDYLGPDALRRMVAMADENDTDIVLGKMVSVGGRAVPTAVFKTTQPRTDIFSSAAYRTLGCWKLFRRSLLERLNLRFPSFRNTEDKPFTAAAYLNANGVSVVADYDCYYHRDRANGNNLTLTAQNLSHRMQGSRMCFETVARYLEPGPRRDQIMRRHVEWELCGPLWWLLLRESEQDVRESIYPEIRDWVENWVTDPIIAMLESRDRVLLHLLRADRFDELMTVIRNAKEDAGRGHVVEGGRVYWQHPLFRDTAVGVPDSAFDVTGRLPVRHRVESVGWQKDGALRLSGHAYIENVASSDPATELVLRCYDADHPEVRVPARVHAVAGLPDDERYANAGFVVDIAPATAAAGAPLGRGRWNLFLDIRAQGVSRVVRLKSLEAGRTPPQSIVTTGTGKPTTVTPYVTKWGNLSLNVGREVPRDDTPCRVTKLAWHRSRKGTLTVTGTLAERVDALRLRVENATGDRREVTAPISGTDGGFSVELPLRTLRPGRWTVTLSLPGASPAAAVPYLAGLGRTHWFHLARPYTARPVKEASETTLVVEVRAVDVRAAVRRRLRRAARKVRG
- the galU gene encoding UTP--glucose-1-phosphate uridylyltransferase GalU encodes the protein MAPRLRKAVIPAAGLGTRFLPATKATPKEMLPVVDKPAIQYVVEEAVSAGLGDVLMVTGRNKRPLEDHFDRNYELESALQKKGDASRLAKVQESSDLAMIHYVRQGDPKGLGHAVLCAAPHVGDEPFAVLLGDDLIDPRDPLLQRMIDVQEQHGGSVIALMEVAPEQIHLYGCAAVEATGDDDVVKVSGLVEKPDPADAPSNYAIIGRYVLDPHVFDILRKTEPGRGGEIQLTDALQQLAEDEKVGGPVHGVVFKGRRYDTGDRGDYLRAIVRLACEREDLGPDFRTWLRGYADQELTDAGA
- a CDS encoding bifunctional glycosyltransferase/CDP-glycerol:glycerophosphate glycerophosphotransferase, encoding MSVANGNTSPKISVVVPVYKVQGYLRACLDSILSQSFGDFEVIAIDDFSPDACGRILDDYATADSRVIPVHLEENQGIGKARDAGALRARGEYIVFLDSDDTLAEGALQAMADRIDETGNPDILLFNHVRTYWNNRVQPSAAGEILAAAGSDVFTALERPEYLSMFAVVWNRAYRRQFYVDDHNFTFTDGIYEDALMVYKTMLTAERIAATDHVCVEYRQRRQGNSMRTPGRKHFGIFQQYARLFEFLDERPHLAPVRPLLFERMASHFLFTLAREDRIVPKDRAEFFKLSAAQYRRLKPRDFVVPEGRQGTRFQILDRGSYAAYAAMTFASSTHRQVVQRASKAKTKLGKTAYNRLYRLHLRRPVDENLAVYAAYWNRGIACNPAAIYQKAKELAPDVHGVWVVKRTEVDSVPAGVDYVVANSPRYWEVMARAKYLVNNVNFPNEIVKRPEQVFLQTHHGTPLKQMGIDQQKFPAAAKGMSFGKLLERADKWDLSLTSNQHSTEIWERVYPCAFEAIEYGYPRNDVYFRATAEDVSRIRGELGIEEGKTAILYCPTVRDYQKGYVPRIDLERFCRELGPDYVVLVRTHYFYGADPSLEALQERGLIKDVSRYPVVEDLCLAADALITDYSSIMFDYACLDRPIVTYADDWQVYSRARGVYFDILSGQAGETPGATATSEDQLIEVFRSGAWNSSRAAELRSAFRERFVQYDDGHAAERVVRHMFLGEESSPRVLPLEERTPAPSPAAVETARIVRQRAGRNESGLVDA